The DNA window GTGCAATGCTGTCACCTGCTGTTTTATCAGAGGAGTTAAACTATAAGGCTGCTAAAGGGCCACTTCACTGCTTTTCAACTTGTTTACGAGTTGAAACTGTTCTAGTTTGGAATGCATGAATGCTTTTCCTGTATTATTACATCATCTAGGGGAGTTTACAGTTTAGATAATGTAATCTGGAGGCAATCTTCTCCATCATATGGATGACATCaactcaaataaaataaagtatgtaaGGTATATGTACTTTACTTGTCTATTTccattttgtcttatttttattcttactttAATTGGACATTTTTGACATGATGATGTATATAGAtgtatagatatagatatagatatatagatatagatttTATCACTAACTGTCAGACAGGCTTGGCATTTCTGAGTAAGTACTTTTGTACTTAAAGTAAAATTTAGAGCAATTACTTAAGAAGCAAGTATTTCAAATTGACTGAAGAATTTTAAGTGGCAACTTTTAGTGAAGTACATTTAAGGCAAATTAAATTAGGCTGGTCCGTCGctgataatgttttttaatgtaaagtCTAAACATTGAAAATTGCTGagtgtttttgtattatgtCTGTTTGAAGTCAATGCGACCCAACTCCTGACACAGTGGACTCTTAATAGAAACCACATAAAGGCTGCAGGTGGCTTTATTTCCTTTACTCTTGTTGAGAGTGAGACATCACTAGACTTAGTGATCTCTGCCAGTGTCTTGTTTGACAAACAGTCCAAATATATTCTATTGTAGAGGTTCTCTGTTGGGGTGAGATCTAATTGCCCCTAGCCCAGAGCCACTCCACCATTGCCAGAGCTCACATGGGACTCAAAACCACAATCCCTGGGTTAGGTCACCATGTTTCATCAATTTGGCTGGGAGTGGGATGCTGTGCAAAAGCCTGGTAGTAACAATGACATTATAATCCTCTTTACATAGGTTCACTTTCAATAGACAGGGGAGAGCCTTTGTGTAAAGTAAAATCAGGAAATAATGTTTGATGTTATCCACTGTAGCTTACAGTGCAGCCTTATTGTTTAGGCCATAGAGGCTGGCCCAAAGATATATTTAGATCACATGTTACctagaaaaatggaaaataatcaTAACTGAAAAGCTCGAAGTAGTGAACTGtcctttttcacttttatttcatgtattaCATTAACATAGATGCACCTGCACAGGAGTATTACTACAAAATGGATTCTCCTGGTAAAACTGTGTAAGCTGAAATCATATCTAACCTTGAGAAATGCTcatcaaacagaaatgtgtccCTATTTAAATATCTAGTAAAATTATTACAGCAAATGAATTATTATAAGGGctggtgtgtgtgactgtaatCTTGATAAAGTCAGAATAGAATGAAAATGCTTTTGCAAAACCTACTTCAATATTACACCATTGCACCAACTGTGCTCTAGCCTACAAATGGAGTAGATGTCGGTGGAGGGATTTGTTGGCAGATGTTAGCACTGACTGTTGTTTGACACTAAATAAACAGATCGATGAATGAAGGGGCGACCGTGGCTCAGCTGGTAGGGCAGCCCGATTCATGGccacatgtcgaagtgtccctggacatgACACTGAACCCCGAACCTTTGGAACCCCCCcaagaggattaataaagtattaattattattattaaatgtaatataatgtaatataatattaagGTTTGTGGTTTTGACACGGTCTTCGTACAGGGTTTAAAGTTAGTTGAATATGAGTTAAATAAAGCGTTTAAATATATCGTAAAAGTAAACCTTAAATGGCCTAAATGAGAAACGCTGGATTTATCGGGTTTTTAAAATCAACCCATTGATTGTTCCCGAGTGTAGAAAAACCACATGTGAACAACTAAATGGAAACAGAGTGGAGAACCGAGCAGGAGCCAAAACACAGCGACCGCACACCCCTTCGGTGTTCAGAAATGTGCCTGATTCAACGTTTACTCTATATTTCAATGCACACACATTGAGTATTAGCAAGTACACTTCGACTTaaacacttattttaaatatatacaaaatacgtctaaataaatgtatttcccATGTGAATCCCTAATATTGCCGACATTCTTCACAGGCATAACGTCAGACAGCTTGATAAGCGGAGGTCCTGCCAGTTGTAGGCGCTGTTCCAAGTAAGGTGCCAAACACAATcgattgtttattttgtgtttgtttacgtTTCCCATCGAACAAATGGCTTCGACTTTGCTATCACCTATGGTGGATTATTACAACGATGAAGAAGAGCTCGACAGCGTGGATGACGACGATGATCGGAGTTTCAGGGGAAGAGACTCAGAAGAAGGTAACGTTAAACGATCTGACTAAGTCGTTCTCCGTTGGGCTCTGTCTACTTGTTGGGGGAAAAAACGGAAACGCGCGATTATTCTCCAGAATTAGCCATACTTTGATGCAATGTGAATTTTTATGTGCAAATTAAGTTTGGTCCTTTCTCGtgtagtgtgttttatttgatcattttatgtGAATTTTAAGCGCCTGTTCCCAAAGCGTTATTGCTAGTCCAATAACAACTTCAGCAGAACGTAGATAGCTATGTTGCTAATGGCTACATGACACGCTAGCTAGCCAACTGTCACCAGGTAAATTCCTATAAAGTCAGTAAATATGTCAGAATCAGGTGATTTAAGGTAGGTAAAGTGCTTGCACCATCAGAGCATTATCACCGATGATAGAAATTTAAGTCCACGATTTCCCATAATAAAGCAAGTAAACTCGTGTTTGTTTACATGCTAATTAGCTAGCGTTTCATCTCTAACGTTACGTGTGAGTTACAACCGCACTCGTACTGAACGGATGGGCTTTTACGTTATTGTGGACAAAACAATATCAACAAAGCGTTTAGGTTTTGATATAGTCTCTCTCTCAACTGATCTAGACTAACACACAATTATATGACATAAAAGCCAAGTCGGATGCATAGCGTTAATTAGCCAACTAGCTACGTAACGTTAGCTTAGACATTGACGGGTCGGCAGGCAGGCAAAACCCTGCGTGCTGTGTCCACTGCACTGCCCTTTTCACACAATCGTTGAAACAGGACGGATTGcagtcaaagagagagaaagacgagGAAAGCAAGGCAATGACAGCACTACAAGGTTAACCAGTTTCCTGACATTGACGTCTAAGCGAACAGCTGGACTCGTTTATTTCTACTCTGCTTATGTTTAAGGGTTATGTCTGACTACGCGAGCTAGATTCGGGTTACTCTTTAAAACTGTAGACTGGGCTAACTTAAGTTAGCACATTAATGCTAACCGAAAATGAAAGCTGCTGTGTCAGCTTAACATGATTGGGCCTTGTCCTTCTCTTGTGTCGGGGGATTGACGGTAAACGCCGTCTGACCCATAGTAGCTTTTATCCGGTACTTTGAAACTTGGCTCCCAAGTTGCCATATTGCACTAGCTTCGGTTTGATAGATTAGCGTTGTCTTGAGAGAGTTGCCGTCGGACTGACAGCACGACCAAGTCAACGGGGGATCGTTACTGATTAGACTCACCGTGCGACAAGTGCTTGACACTCAGagtgaaatatatatttttatcgTTCGTTTAATTCATTTGATTAAATTCACAAGCCTGAAGGGACCGATCGCCGGACCGATCCAAGCTGGGTGCTCACCATTACCTTGCTAGTGCCACGCAGTTATCCTCTGACTGTGGAGTCAACTTAATTGCATTTAGTTTGTCTTAGGAAAACCTGAAACACTATGATGAAATGGTCACATGGAGTGTCTATTTAAATCTGAGACtatgttttgaaatgtatttgttaaatcGTTTTGAAATTTGACTCAGTTTCTTTCCTGTCATGCCCAATTCCAGACACGGAGGATGCCAGTGAAACAGACCTTGCCAAGCATGATGAGGATGACTATGTGGAAATCAAAGAGCAGTAAGTTTTGTTGCCAGCGACGGATTGGCTGTTGTAACCTTAATAAGATAATTTGGAGGTGAAAGTTTGCTCCACATATTGATTAGCTGTGGTTTATTTCAATGCAGGATGTACCAAGACAAACTGGCCTCTCTGAAAAGACAACTGCAGCAATTACAAGAAGGTAATCACTTGGATTTTCTTTTATGATGGGAGGAGTCAGGGATTTTCCAAATGTGAATCACTACTTTATCTTGTGGGATTTGTGTGGGGATTTATTTTGATTGGAGATTTTTGAAGGATGCAGCCAAATCCTTTTTACTTATGGTGTAGCTGGGTTGCCTAGTGGTAGGACCAGGGTTCGTACCCCAGCTGTGGCCTATCTCCTTACCTCCTTAGGTatgacctccttacgcttaccctgcatttgccttgtaccttgtaagtttCTTCGAATAAAATCACAaccaattcaattttatttgtatagcaccaaatcacaacagatgtcatcttaAGCCACTTTTCAGTGatcaaggtttaagaccttacaaaatataactgtatacaaaattatatagaaaactcaacaaccccacttgacCAAAGGcgtcaaatgactaaatgtaacaaatgtatGGTAGTGGTTAAGGTTTATATCATCAGGCTGTAAGATAGTTTAAAGTGTGTCTGAGCTGCTTCATGTCCCACGAGTTCTTTACTGCTCAGGGTGATGTTGACTGTTGAAACTGTGGAGTGGCATGTTGTGGGCTGTTGGCTAATACAATGTAGGTGCAGTGTCAGTGTAGTGTAAACTAGTGTAGACTGTGGGTTGGTGTTGAGAGGTAAAGATGCAGAATGCTAAAACGTCCAGTGAGATGTCTAAAAATATGGATGACTTTATAGATTTTAATCAGTCAGCTTATACTGTTTTCACTACAGAAATGACTTGTTCTCATACTacataaacaatgaaaacaactaAGTCTTAATTGGATAATTCCATAGAATTCTTAGAGCAAAAGTCTTTATTCTATTGGTCTTTACTCTTTATTGTCTTTGCAGGTACACTGCAGGAGTATCAGAAGAGAATGAAGAAGCTGGACCAGCAGTACAAAGAGAGACTTCGAAATGCAGGCAAGTTGAGCAGTGTTTATTGAAATCATTTAGTGGTATAAATGTTAGTGACAGAAGTAACAAAGCAGGGACGAAGCAATGTGTCAGTAGGGAGTTAATTGcaagaacagaaacattttgaaaaggaCATAGCGTCTCCTCCTCCCAGATCCCAACCAGTCAATTTTCCCCATTTGACAGTTTACTGGCTACATTAACGTTTGTTGTGGCTCATGtgagaagcttttttttttctttgcttgttaTCTGTGCCAGAGTTTAATGTAATCAGTTTTTTGCTGATCAAACGTATTGTTAGTTTTGCCCAGAATGCATTGGCATAAAAATAACTGCTCTGGTAAGTGACCCATAATATTCCCAGTGGAAGACAGTAGTTGCAAAATGGAAGAACACAGCACAAGATGCATTCTTAATTAACATCAGTGTTATATTCTGTCTTAGGCTCGTACACTGCTAAAAACTTTAGGGTATTTTCGCTGCACGTCCCTGATTATTTGTGTATAGCCTTTTGAGCAATTTCCTTACTAGTCTGGATATAATCAAATTGAACAACTTATGTTGTCAAAAGTCACATGATACATCCTTTTGTAATAAGCTTGAACTAGTGCTTGTTCTACATGAtcagttatgtttttattttcctttacagATCTGTTTCTTCAACTTGAGGTAAgcatacttaaaaaaaaaaaatcacagatcAACTATTGTTTTCGTGAAACTGACTTTTTTGGGCTATTACAAGAACTACTTGTAACTTCTCTTCTCTTACCGCTATTTCCATCTGTCATCTTTCTGCAGACAGAGCAGGTGGAGAGGAACTACATCAAGGAGAAGAAGGCAGCTGTGAAGGAGTTTGATGATAAAAAGGTCGAACTGAAGGAAAACCTAATTGCTGAActggaggaaaagaagaagatgatagAGAACGAAAAATTAACAATGGAGCTGACAGGCGGTAAGGGAGCCAGAACAGGGTGGTTAATTAGAAACTTGCTCAGCAGAAGGGAGAGAAATGGTCTGAAAGTACGTGGGTGAAGTGagagtttttctttctgcataCTGAATCGGTCAGATTAAAGTAGACTTTACTGTAAATGATCCGTGTTTGGCGTTAGAAAGGCTGTGCTTTTCAGTAGAATCTGACACTGTTTGGATGATATTGTCATATCTCAGATTGTCATCATTTCTTTCATGCGTAGACTCTATGGAAGTAAAACCTATCATGACTCGGAAGCTGCGACGGCGGCCCAATGATCCAGTCCCAATACCAGACAAACGAAGAAAACCTGCACCAGATATCCTTCACATAAACCTGCGGTCTACTGTTGGATACGCAGTTAGATGAATATGAGTTAAATTATTCagtattatttgtttgtttgattcgTGTTTGCACTTTTGATTTCCAGGgaagacattttgttttcagccGTAGGTTTTGTCAGCTGCATCTCTGTACTGCAGAGTTGATTTTAAAACTTCCTTAACTCCTCAAACCTCAGCTAAATTATTTGCTAACAGACGAACAGATCACAGAAGATCTAAGAACACTTAATAAGGTAAGCACTACTGAGTTTCTTCATATTCTGCATGTTTCTGCTGaacataatttctttttttttttctcattaaaaatCTCACACTTTGTTTCTTACAGCTTAAATCACCAAAACGACCAGGTACGTATGTCAGTGCTAACTCTTTGCACCTTGCATTTCTAAAGTGATGAAACTGGCACCACTGTCAGTCTATAAACACGAAGCTAAAGTATATCAGAGGTAGCTTAGTTTAACTTTCTGTAGTATACGAATGTTAAAACGATACAAACTATTAGTACATACATTTTGTATGGTGATGGTAATCAGGTGTCTCTCGTTCTTTAGTGTCTCCTTCGTCTCCAGAGCACGTCCCCTCCGCTCCCATGGAGAGCCCCTCTCAACGTTATGAGGCCCGCATCGAAGAGGGGAAACTTTACTATGATAAAAGATGGTAAATTTAACGCTTTGCATTCTAAACAGGCATGTTGGTGGTCCCCCCCTGACGTTGGGCCATTTCTCATGCAGCTTGACAACAACTTGTATCACCACCAGATGGCCACATTGCCATTGGTTTGGTTTGCAAACACTTTGATGGCAACCTCTTTTTGCTTGGGCTACAGAAAGACGTATTAGTTAGGAGCCACTGAGTAAGTGCTAGATCTTGAAACCATCATAAAAATGCATATCTGGGAAAGACAGCTGCATTAGTAGCAGTTCTTCATTCTGCTGTGATGTAGCTACAAAGAATGACCAGACACATCTCTGATGCCCTTCTGTTTGAGAGCAAAACTCTGCATTAGATATGTgtcagaacagaacagagaatCATTTAAAGatgggtagaaaaaaaaaaaaaaattctgactTATTAGCTGCTGTGACATAGACAGATTTGCTGATCAGAAGAGCGAGCTGTGAAGTACACGCACTGCTCTTTAAAGCCAAAGTCTCATTTATTCATCTCTAAAGCAGACGCCACCACTGCTTCCTCAAAGAGCCACAGAGAGATGTGTGTCATCATTTTTCAGTGAGCCCTAATGATCAAGTCCTTTTGGTTGTCTGTCACTTTCCTTGGCTCTGCTCCGTCCTCTGAAAGTTTGGAgccatttaaaaaagaaaacaagacatttgttttGACTTTCCAGTCCAATTATCTATTTAGTGCCATCTCAGGAGGAATGTGGTTTATTCTGCTGGGTAAAATTATGTATAATGAACCTTCCTCCTGTCTGTTCTTATTGCTGTCCCTCATTCCTCACAATGAATGCTCCATTaatgctctttgtgttttatccTGACAGGTACCACAAAAGCCAAGCCATCTACCTGGAGTCAAAGGACAACACAAAGATTAGTTGTGTCATTAGCTCAGTAGGGACCAATGAGGTGAGCTTCAGTTCTCATCCAGCTTCTTGTTTATTACTTAAGAGAGGGTTTCTATCTGTACTTCCCTATTGTCCACAAATTCCATGAAAAGCCTCTGTAGCCAAAGCTTGACATGTTTTATTCCTTTCTGCAGCAGAGCTTCACTGTTGTTCAAAACCAATTAAAACACACCAGTGAGCCAGCACGATAGACTGGGTGACATATTTCTTCATTACAGTGAACatacacactgtagtttattttgactgTACTGCACATACACCATCCTTCTGCTGTATATACTCACCAGAGCACCATATGTATTAAtacacagctgaaaatagtctCCAACAAATGCACTGTTTACTCCAGTTTGAGCAGTGTTAACTGTAAAATACAGAGCCCGGCTGTTTTAGGAAAATTACCGAGctgttttctgaaaatgaaacatttgtgaCCCATTTTTAAGAATTATGTATTGAATAGACAGGATTATTTTGGCAGTAAGAACATGACCGCATATCACTAGTCTCAGTCTTTCAAATGCTGTTTGCAGTGAAGGGTATTTTCACTTTCAACATAACTAGTAGAGTTTCTTCTGTAATCAACACAAGACTATCAGTAATGCTTTGCAGTGTGTTATGTCTAAACGACCACTGTGTATTGaatgattttctgtctttcagatTTGGGTGAGGAAGACAAGTGACAGTACAAAGATGAGGATTTACCTGGGGCAGCTGCAGAGGGGAGCGTTTGTCATTCGCCGACGATCGGCAGCATGAAACATTACCCCACCTCTCCCCACCCACTCTCCATCTGTtaatttatccatccatccatccatccatccattaaaccATTCATCCATCCTCTCACTTGATCATCCAGTTTCCCTATCTGGTGCATCTCAGTTGAATTTGACATGTGGCCCCTTATTCTTCATCATATACATACCCCTTGCTGCACAAGCATCCACACACAGAGGCAAGAATATCTCGCCTGACTTTGTTTGACTACTAACTTGGACCAAATGCTAGTACAGTAAGTGGTCATATGTACAACTGGCTGTTTTCCAGACGTATTTGTCACTATGTGGCATGTGAATGAAGGTGGTTAGTGGTCATAAagcctttctgtttttttgacCTGTACTGTCAACTCATTTCTGTAACGTAAAAACTTGTAGACTTTGTCGTTAAGTTATTTTTCTTGAACAGCCTCATGTCTTCAAGCCTTTCAAAACTGTCTCGCAGGAACTGTGTAACAAAGCAAGCCAGAAGAATTGATTCAGATTTGGGTAAAAATGATTAAACCCTCAGTTATGTATATGTCTTCATGAAGAAAGGTAGGCCGCTTGTCATGCTGAACATGTTTAAAAGTCCTATGtattaaaactttaatttcttatttgggaaaaaaaaaagtattttgacatttttctgttaatgttttcttcagaTTATGTGATCATCTCCATATGTGAACGATCTGGAATAGTTCAACAGCATTTGCATGTGGAGCATTAAGTTGACTGTGTtccattttattaaaatgttttctgcctTTTATCAGTTTGATGGGTTTAATGCTTTAATGACTATGAGACAGGTCTGCTGCAGTAAACAAGCTTAGTAttgcagacatttttaaattaatatatatacatattagaCTTTTACTTCAGCTTTAGTTTGGTTGTAAAATACAATATGCTGCAATACTAGTGCATCATATCAATGTGATTTTGATGCTGTTCTGCTGAGAGTTGTTTGGGGTAGCCTTATCCAAATCTGAAACATGTCTCTTTCTCAGGGGGGAGGGTGCTTCCCATCTTGTTTTGAGTACTTCAACCCTTTGGAAAGGAGCTGACACACTTTAAGGAGACACCTCACCAAGTCACCCCACAGTTCATCTCCACTCACACAACCTGTGATCCTGCCACTTTGTAAACAACTGAATTATTTGGCATTCAGCACAGGAGCAGCCTGCCTATTCCTTTCCTGTGTGTCCTATCATTTTAACCGGATGGCATGTTTCACTTTGCCTGACTTAATGACACACCCTTGACAAGGGGGGCAATTACTGTTATGCTATGCTGCACAAAATGTAAAGCTCATCACAAAAGGCTCGCTGTTCAGAGGCCGTCAGATGTGATTGCTCAGTCTGTTGTGAGGGCATGAAATGAGCTAGTGAACGTGATGCCTGTCTGCTCTCTTTATTGCACCCCATGTCCAGCTTTTTATTAAGGACAGAATAACATACACTGAGGCACTCGAGATGTGGTATGCAGTGGATTTCTGTTTTGTGagcataaaaatattttaaatcaaagccATACTACAGAGATTACAAAGCAAAAGTTTATGCTTTTCTGTCTAATTGTTCCCTAGTCTGCAATTGATCCATTTCTGTGTGAGCGTATGAGTGTTAAACTTTCACCTGGGGTGGCTGTTTAAACTGTATTAAATCAACATGCTGAGTAAGCAAGAGAACATGTAGGAGCACTTAAGCACGGAGACAGTTCTCTAGTGATTAATCAGATTTTCCCTCATGCACCATGTCTATTCACCAGAGTGTGTAAAACACCTGCTGACACTCtccacacacaaaatacaatgAAGATCTCCAGCCTTCTACAACCAACAGTCGTTCCAGCGCTCTGGTTGTGGTTTGGGTTTGTTGGTAAGTCTCGCTCGAGCTGTTATACTCTTTAGTGTTTATTGCTTGTGTGCATAAAAAGTCACCTAGGGCATCAATAAAAATCCCCCTTGCAAACCCCCACCAGCCCCAGTTCCAGCACCGAGTTCCCTctttcatcctcttcctcttaaATTGAGCATTCGCTTCACTGCACGTTAGCGCTTCGCTGCATGGCTACAGGCTGGAGAGCTGCATCTCCCTCTGCACTATCTGGTGGGAACCAAGTGGGATCCAGGCAGACATAGATTTGCCTCTGGTGAGCTGAAGTGAGGATGGTAGCTCCTTGACAACCCTGCTAGGCCCTgcctaagtgtgtgtgtgtgtgtgttctgccaGTTTATCACTCTGCAGCAGACCTGCACTGGGAGAGGAATGCATTTACAATACAAGCTCCCTATTTGACTCTCGATATTTGACCCCCGGGTTATGGAATAGAGTTGCAGCCTCACTGGACCATTTGGCAGTATTGATCGTTTCaaacatttgtgctgtttatAACCTACTGCTCGTGACAGAATCATTCACCGGATCAGTTGTTTGGACACTCGGCACTATTCTGTTTAGCTTCCCTTTTGATGTTACACAGTAAGACGGCGTAACATAAAGCAGTGAATCATTCATTTCAGAGGCCAGTGTGAGAGCTTTTGAAgctgttgtactgtatttcaAATACCTTTGTGCATCAAAAGattcttctatttttttaaGCAGAAAGGCTGCAGTCCTCAGATTAGCTTTTTCTGccttaacaaacacacacacttcaaatgCATTGGAATAAAACGGAAGCAAGCAAGTTGAGAAAAGCTTAAAACCACTTATAGCTTCACATCGTTTGTGTTCTGTGCACCTAGAGTCTGATTCGTGAATACCGTATTAAACTTCTTCTTAAAGTTAAGGTTATAGAAATTAAACTTCTGTGTGGCTTTCCCTCCTCATCCTGTTAATTCAGAGAGAATTGCTTAATAGTGATTGTTTTTAAACGTCTATGTTTAGCTCATAACACCTAAAGCGTGTCTTACAGCCGCACAGTTTCAATGCAGTGTTATCACAGCTCACTATTGTACATTAAACTGTCTAACAACATTACCCTGGGGAAAATCAGACAATGGGCTGCTGTTAATGTCTTGTTCCTCCCATTTCTGTATGTAATTTTGCCTATGCTGGAATATTATACATCCCCAGGGTTGTTGTGCAGAagtttgattaaaaacaaacatatttatggGTAAAATGCATCTAGACACAATGTCATCGAAAATAATGAGGGTGCTAATGTTTGGATGGGATTTCAGTATGAGGTAACAATCAACACCATGGGCGAAAGCCCATATCATGGCCGTTTGTTTTAGAAATGCATattcaaactgaaataaatccaCATAACAGAATAATACAAACCAGTtaacacacagtgaacatgGGGCTGTTGAGGGGTGTGTTGGTTATGGCCCAGGTACAGATTCAACCTTAGTAAAATTACTACCAAAGACAGCTACAATATTAAACACCTGCTCACacttctatatatatatttacttctcagttttacattagaaaaacaataataaaaataaagaagtagTTTGTTGGCTGCTCCCCTCCTACTAAGACCATTCCCGATCAAGCTTCTAACTATTGAAGGATCAGCTTGgcagatgaagctgccagatgctgagcCAGGTCCTTCCTGGACGTCTTCCAGtttctcaaagaagaaactttaagaaacttctcatcagatttTGACAAGTCTTCCACACTCCTAGTTCTGTCCTTGACCTCTCCATGTTccttgtatttttaatattctatattattttaaaatcgaAAGTTGCCTTAATTCTTTATGTGGAAGCAGTACTAAGGGCTTTGACTGGAATATTTCCATTTCACGTTGCTTTAAAACTTGCTTCTACCAAATTCTTCCACATTTGCAGGatttgaaccaccaatcctgggATTCATAGATGCAGtaactgccctaccaactgtGACACAGTCGCCCCTCACTCCTGTTTGCTCACCATAGCCAAAGCCCTGATTAAAATACTCACCAAGATGTAGCCCTCATGACCTATTGTACcttaaaacacaataaatagcCTCAAAAGGTCGTAGAGTTGTAGCTTGAGTATTTTGCCTCTCACT is part of the Anabas testudineus chromosome 9, fAnaTes1.2, whole genome shotgun sequence genome and encodes:
- the suds3 gene encoding sin3 histone deacetylase corepressor complex component SDS3 isoform X1 → MASTLLSPMVDYYNDEEELDSVDDDDDRSFRGRDSEEDTEDASETDLAKHDEDDYVEIKEQMYQDKLASLKRQLQQLQEGTLQEYQKRMKKLDQQYKERLRNADLFLQLETEQVERNYIKEKKAAVKEFDDKKVELKENLIAELEEKKKMIENEKLTMELTGDSMEVKPIMTRKLRRRPNDPVPIPDKRRKPAPAQLNYLLTDEQITEDLRTLNKLKSPKRPVSPSSPEHVPSAPMESPSQRYEARIEEGKLYYDKRWYHKSQAIYLESKDNTKISCVISSVGTNEIWVRKTSDSTKMRIYLGQLQRGAFVIRRRSAA
- the suds3 gene encoding sin3 histone deacetylase corepressor complex component SDS3 isoform X2; the encoded protein is MTALQDTEDASETDLAKHDEDDYVEIKEQMYQDKLASLKRQLQQLQEGTLQEYQKRMKKLDQQYKERLRNADLFLQLETEQVERNYIKEKKAAVKEFDDKKVELKENLIAELEEKKKMIENEKLTMELTGDSMEVKPIMTRKLRRRPNDPVPIPDKRRKPAPAQLNYLLTDEQITEDLRTLNKLKSPKRPVSPSSPEHVPSAPMESPSQRYEARIEEGKLYYDKRWYHKSQAIYLESKDNTKISCVISSVGTNEIWVRKTSDSTKMRIYLGQLQRGAFVIRRRSAA
- the suds3 gene encoding sin3 histone deacetylase corepressor complex component SDS3 isoform X3, which produces MYQDKLASLKRQLQQLQEGTLQEYQKRMKKLDQQYKERLRNADLFLQLETEQVERNYIKEKKAAVKEFDDKKVELKENLIAELEEKKKMIENEKLTMELTGDSMEVKPIMTRKLRRRPNDPVPIPDKRRKPAPAQLNYLLTDEQITEDLRTLNKLKSPKRPVSPSSPEHVPSAPMESPSQRYEARIEEGKLYYDKRWYHKSQAIYLESKDNTKISCVISSVGTNEIWVRKTSDSTKMRIYLGQLQRGAFVIRRRSAA